A window of Exiguobacterium sp. FSL W8-0210 contains these coding sequences:
- a CDS encoding MFS transporter — translation MSTTKKGYFMMIVLWFAYATFAMNWVAGSSLTPQITAHFFGNQTVDPLISQLVNYSITTARVFANILAALILMKLGPKKAPLLALLFLMMSIVAIYLPNYWAYTVARMVMGLGGSMVIVYMNPVVTRYVQDPAEKLRINAFNTVSYNVGAFVVSLLFTLFADQFVSDWKLTLTIFASLTAILFFAWWIGSESFELNDAPDADETPYGYGDSVRDPFLWKYAVAFGGFLTLYILSLVGLKPVFDTYTQLNGSLVNLLVSGAGIVGTFVGLRIGNKGTPRKPILLISGTVMIASFLVTVLFGNISPVVSYVFAFISGFAMYIQYPIFMNLAHERKGMTPQKITVLFGLFWAIAYATQTIFTIIWSYALGHAGYTVSMIVFFLCCSVYLFFTFFLPETKPKRTDTLQKSA, via the coding sequence ATGTCTACCACAAAAAAAGGCTATTTCATGATGATCGTCCTCTGGTTCGCCTATGCGACCTTCGCCATGAACTGGGTCGCGGGTTCATCGTTGACGCCACAAATCACGGCGCATTTCTTCGGTAATCAGACCGTTGACCCTCTCATCTCACAACTCGTCAACTATTCGATTACGACGGCGCGTGTCTTCGCGAACATTCTTGCCGCGCTCATCTTGATGAAGCTCGGTCCGAAAAAAGCACCGTTGCTCGCACTGTTGTTCCTGATGATGTCGATCGTTGCCATCTACCTGCCGAACTACTGGGCGTATACGGTCGCTCGTATGGTCATGGGACTCGGTGGTTCAATGGTCATCGTCTACATGAACCCGGTCGTGACACGTTACGTCCAAGACCCGGCTGAAAAATTACGGATCAACGCCTTCAATACCGTCTCCTATAACGTCGGTGCATTCGTCGTGTCACTCTTGTTCACCTTGTTCGCTGATCAATTCGTCAGTGACTGGAAACTGACGTTGACGATCTTCGCGAGTCTGACAGCGATTCTCTTCTTCGCATGGTGGATCGGTAGTGAGTCGTTCGAGTTGAACGATGCTCCGGACGCGGACGAAACGCCTTACGGTTACGGAGATTCTGTCCGCGATCCGTTCCTCTGGAAATATGCGGTTGCCTTCGGCGGTTTCTTGACGCTCTATATCTTATCGCTCGTTGGCTTGAAACCTGTGTTCGATACGTATACGCAGTTGAACGGTTCGCTCGTCAACCTGTTGGTCTCCGGTGCCGGAATCGTCGGTACGTTCGTCGGTCTGCGGATCGGTAACAAAGGGACACCTCGTAAACCGATTCTGTTGATCAGCGGGACGGTCATGATCGCGAGTTTCCTCGTCACCGTCTTGTTCGGAAACATCTCGCCAGTCGTTTCGTATGTCTTTGCGTTCATTTCCGGATTTGCGATGTACATCCAGTATCCGATCTTCATGAACTTGGCACACGAACGAAAAGGCATGACACCGCAAAAGATCACCGTTTTATTCGGCCTCTTCTGGGCAATCGCTTATGCGACGCAGACGATCTTTACGATCATTTGGAGTTACGCACTCGGCCACGCGGGATATACGGTCTCAATGATCGTCTTCTTCCTCTGCTGTTCTGTGTATCTGTTCTTCACGTTCTTCTTACCAGAAACAAAACCAAAACGGACGGATACACTTCAAAAATCCGCTTAA
- a CDS encoding glycoside hydrolase family 3 protein: MTYTLDWQAYTKLARQTVAEGAVLLHNDGVLPLQPASTVAVFGRNQFNYYKSGTGSGGMVNVTNVVSPLDMLREDVTLNADVLKAYETWLEDHPFEQGEGWAAEPWSQEEMPLDATLVQQAALDSDVALIMIGRTAGEDRDNTADPGSYFLTETEQEMLRLVTTHFKQTVVVLNVGNIIDMRWVEETTPSAVLYAWQGGMEGGTGLSDLLLGRVSPSGKLPDTIVRSLDDYPSTPYFGHADRALYQEDIYVGYRYFETFAPEVVLYPFGYGLSYTSFNLATDVTTSADAWTITATVTNTGQTSGKEVVQGYLEKPQGQLGNPTRQLVTFGKTKELAPGEQESLTLVVPFASFASYDDSGVTGHKSSYVIEPGTYQLYLGTDVRSAVPVASHSVETLDVTDVLTENMAPVTAFERIKPQATETGYTVTYETTPLRTIDPEQRRQQERPVDRTQTEDAGWKLRDVKEERVTLETFLDQLTNADLAAIVRGEGMNSPRVTPGTAGAFGGVTTELEALGIPAGCCADGPSGIRMDIGTKAFSLPNGTLLASTFNTTLIADLFEMTGLELRKNEIDTLLGPGMNLHRHPLNGRNFEYFSEDSYLTGKMAVAQLDGMHRVGVTGTLKHFSANNQEFHRHDLDSIVSERALRELYLKGFEMAVKEGKAYSIMTTYGAVNGIWTAGLYDQNTRILRDEWGFDGIVMTDWWAKINAEGLEANRQQTATMVRSQNDLYMVVGEPGTNPFEDDTLTALADGTLRRSELLRSAANICQFLLRSPVMDRVMGTATSIEVLGAPVEEETLEDQTVSHQRLVSGDAFPLTDVTTTTGSSHVFAVTAEETGMYQVTLTACSNAGELAQMPVTLFANNMPVATFTFNGTNGEWVSQTKDVFVFNPHNYLKLYFALGGLELKELTFTLAESFHMKNG, encoded by the coding sequence ATGACATACACACTCGATTGGCAAGCCTATACAAAACTCGCACGACAAACCGTCGCGGAAGGGGCGGTCCTCTTACACAATGATGGTGTGCTCCCGTTGCAACCTGCATCGACGGTCGCTGTCTTCGGACGTAATCAGTTCAACTACTATAAAAGTGGTACAGGATCAGGCGGAATGGTCAACGTTACGAACGTCGTCAGTCCGCTCGATATGCTACGCGAAGACGTGACGCTGAATGCAGACGTCCTCAAGGCGTACGAGACATGGCTTGAAGACCATCCGTTTGAACAAGGTGAAGGCTGGGCAGCCGAACCGTGGTCGCAAGAAGAGATGCCGCTTGACGCGACACTCGTTCAGCAAGCAGCGCTTGACTCCGATGTTGCCTTGATCATGATTGGTCGTACGGCTGGGGAAGACCGCGACAATACAGCGGATCCAGGGAGTTATTTTTTAACGGAGACGGAACAGGAGATGCTCCGACTCGTGACGACACACTTCAAACAGACCGTCGTCGTCTTGAACGTCGGGAATATCATCGATATGCGCTGGGTCGAAGAGACGACGCCAAGTGCTGTCCTCTACGCGTGGCAAGGAGGAATGGAAGGCGGAACTGGACTGAGTGATCTTTTGCTCGGCCGCGTCTCGCCGTCTGGGAAACTACCGGATACGATCGTTCGTTCACTCGATGATTATCCGTCGACACCATACTTCGGTCATGCGGATCGCGCGTTGTATCAAGAAGACATCTATGTCGGGTACCGTTACTTCGAGACGTTCGCACCGGAAGTGGTCTTGTATCCGTTCGGGTATGGATTATCGTATACGTCGTTCAACCTTGCGACAGATGTGACGACGTCAGCTGATGCTTGGACGATTACAGCGACAGTGACGAATACCGGTCAGACGAGCGGGAAGGAAGTCGTACAAGGTTATCTCGAGAAACCACAAGGACAACTCGGTAACCCAACGCGTCAACTCGTGACGTTCGGCAAGACAAAAGAACTCGCACCGGGCGAGCAAGAATCTCTCACACTCGTCGTACCGTTCGCCTCGTTCGCGAGTTATGACGATAGTGGTGTCACCGGGCATAAATCGTCTTATGTCATCGAACCTGGCACGTATCAGCTTTATCTCGGAACGGACGTCCGGTCGGCGGTTCCAGTCGCAAGCCATTCCGTCGAGACGCTTGACGTCACGGACGTCTTAACGGAGAACATGGCACCGGTGACGGCGTTTGAACGCATCAAACCGCAAGCGACCGAAACGGGATATACGGTGACGTATGAAACAACACCACTACGGACAATTGATCCGGAACAACGCCGTCAACAGGAACGTCCCGTTGACCGGACGCAGACGGAAGATGCCGGTTGGAAGTTACGCGACGTCAAAGAAGAGCGTGTTACGCTCGAGACGTTCCTCGATCAATTGACGAATGCGGATCTCGCAGCAATCGTCCGGGGGGAAGGGATGAACTCACCGCGCGTTACACCGGGAACGGCGGGCGCCTTTGGTGGCGTGACGACAGAACTCGAAGCACTTGGCATTCCAGCAGGCTGTTGTGCAGATGGTCCGTCCGGGATCCGGATGGACATCGGAACGAAAGCCTTCTCGTTACCGAACGGGACGTTGCTTGCTTCGACGTTCAACACAACGTTGATTGCCGATCTATTTGAGATGACAGGTCTTGAGTTACGGAAGAACGAGATTGATACGTTGCTTGGACCCGGGATGAACCTCCACCGTCATCCACTCAACGGACGGAACTTCGAGTATTTCTCGGAAGATTCGTATCTGACTGGAAAAATGGCCGTGGCACAGCTCGACGGGATGCACCGGGTTGGTGTGACGGGAACGTTGAAGCACTTCAGTGCCAACAACCAAGAGTTCCACCGGCATGATCTGGATTCGATCGTATCAGAACGGGCGTTACGTGAGTTGTACTTGAAAGGGTTCGAGATGGCAGTTAAGGAAGGGAAAGCATACTCGATCATGACGACGTACGGTGCCGTCAATGGCATCTGGACTGCCGGCTTATACGATCAGAACACACGCATCTTGCGCGATGAATGGGGCTTTGACGGAATCGTCATGACGGACTGGTGGGCGAAGATCAACGCCGAAGGTTTGGAAGCAAACCGTCAACAAACGGCGACGATGGTCCGTTCGCAAAACGATCTCTACATGGTCGTCGGTGAACCAGGAACGAATCCATTCGAGGATGATACGTTGACGGCTCTCGCTGACGGGACACTTCGACGTTCCGAGTTACTGCGCAGTGCCGCGAACATCTGTCAGTTCCTGTTGCGTTCACCAGTCATGGACCGCGTGATGGGAACAGCAACATCGATTGAGGTCCTCGGGGCACCGGTCGAAGAAGAGACGCTCGAAGATCAAACCGTCTCACACCAACGTCTCGTCAGTGGAGATGCCTTCCCGTTAACGGACGTCACGACGACGACAGGCAGCAGTCACGTCTTCGCTGTCACGGCGGAAGAGACAGGAATGTACCAGGTCACGTTGACGGCATGTTCGAATGCCGGCGAACTGGCGCAAATGCCGGTGACATTGTTTGCGAATAACATGCCGGTCGCGACGTTCACCTTCAACGGAACGAACGGCGAGTGGGTCAGCCAGACGAAGGACGTCTTCGTCTTCAACCCACACAACTATTTAAAACTCTACTTTGCACTCGGTGGTCTGGAGTTAAAAGAGTTGACATTCACGCTTGCGGAATCGTTTCATATGAAGAACGGCTAA
- a CDS encoding alpha/beta hydrolase — MQDLLRTLRNRSSIHQDGLEIVDKPIPDVSTPGTLDPRVREVVLTQRPSVSIPEGASPVELARAGMGWDNEDVTTRQISTDVLAIPRPDTTIEARLYRPEAARPLPLVVYFHGGGFFGGTLETVENPCKALADKGNVAVLSVGYRLAPEHPFPTGLEDCHASIDWAVEHADRLGIDPGAIAVAGDSAGGNLATVCCLLDRERPTPYIRYQVLYYPVVNVGEHPNSEYDWTLEAYDRQTEPQFLERIILLLQDEEGILEQWYVQASDSTDRRISPLFATLDDLPEALVITGEFDYLRLEGEAYAKKLARAGVKTRYLHYRGMEHAFLDKLGLYPQAEDSLDEIAKDLKRLFSQTN; from the coding sequence ATGCAAGACTTACTGCGAACGTTACGAAATCGTTCATCCATCCATCAAGACGGACTCGAAATCGTCGATAAGCCGATTCCCGACGTCTCGACTCCAGGGACACTCGATCCGCGTGTCCGTGAGGTCGTCCTCACGCAGCGTCCATCGGTCTCGATTCCAGAAGGGGCGTCGCCAGTCGAACTGGCACGTGCCGGCATGGGGTGGGACAACGAAGACGTGACGACTCGGCAAATCTCAACGGATGTCCTCGCGATCCCAAGACCCGATACCACGATCGAAGCACGGCTGTATCGTCCGGAAGCGGCGCGTCCGCTCCCGCTCGTCGTCTATTTCCATGGCGGTGGCTTTTTCGGTGGCACGCTCGAGACGGTCGAGAATCCATGTAAGGCATTAGCCGATAAAGGGAACGTCGCCGTCTTGTCGGTCGGCTACCGATTGGCACCCGAGCATCCGTTTCCGACAGGACTTGAGGATTGTCATGCATCGATCGATTGGGCAGTCGAACACGCCGATCGACTTGGGATTGATCCAGGTGCGATCGCTGTCGCCGGTGATAGTGCGGGTGGGAACTTAGCGACGGTCTGTTGTCTGCTCGACCGCGAGCGTCCGACGCCGTATATCCGCTATCAAGTCTTGTATTATCCAGTCGTCAATGTCGGAGAACATCCGAATTCGGAATATGACTGGACGCTTGAAGCGTATGATCGACAAACGGAACCGCAGTTCCTCGAACGGATCATTCTCTTACTTCAAGATGAAGAAGGTATCCTCGAGCAATGGTACGTTCAAGCAAGTGATTCGACGGATCGACGGATCTCACCGTTGTTCGCGACGCTCGACGATCTACCAGAGGCACTCGTCATTACGGGAGAGTTTGATTACTTACGTCTCGAAGGAGAAGCGTACGCGAAAAAGCTCGCGCGCGCTGGCGTCAAGACCCGTTATCTCCACTACCGCGGGATGGAACATGCCTTTCTTGATAAACTCGGTCTGTATCCGCAAGCCGAAGACAGCTTAGACGAAATCGCGAAGGACTTAAAACGACTCTTTTCTCAAACTAACTAA
- a CDS encoding SF0329 family protein: MQFSIIKKRVEQLLAPSLQGRIAFRATVYRIQDNPSRVWMTFDGEEILGADDFRFEREVDRRYALRAAQLPEKPDGALWQSDWLEQSHALSAEIERQVKQDGYLENYEMQQDLLEYPNLAFEQALVHPHPFIRGIARLDRRLGKRRFLSLTHRSDFEQWCADTRQTVERW; encoded by the coding sequence GTGCAGTTTTCCATCATCAAAAAGCGGGTCGAGCAACTGCTCGCCCCGTCGTTACAAGGACGAATCGCTTTTCGCGCAACTGTCTACCGGATTCAAGATAACCCCAGTCGTGTCTGGATGACGTTTGACGGAGAAGAGATTCTTGGAGCAGACGATTTTCGCTTCGAACGGGAAGTCGATCGGCGTTACGCGTTACGGGCTGCACAGTTACCGGAAAAACCAGACGGAGCGCTATGGCAGTCCGACTGGTTGGAACAGTCGCATGCGTTATCGGCTGAGATCGAACGACAAGTCAAACAAGACGGGTATCTAGAGAACTATGAGATGCAACAAGATTTGTTAGAGTATCCGAATCTTGCGTTTGAACAAGCACTCGTTCATCCACATCCTTTCATCCGTGGTATCGCACGGCTCGATCGGCGACTCGGCAAACGACGTTTCCTATCGCTGACGCATCGGTCTGATTTTGAACAATGGTGTGCAGATACGCGGCAAACCGTCGAACGCTGGTGA
- a CDS encoding tRNA dihydrouridine synthase, translating into MKKNFWQDLPRPFFVLAPMEDVTDVVFRHVVAKAARPDVFFTEFTNTESYCHPKGKQSVRGRLEFTEDEQPMVAHIWGDKPEYFREMSIGMAEMGFSGIDINMGCPVHNVAVNGKGSGLINRPEVAAELIQAAKAGGLPVSVKTRLGYTKVEEWHDWLRHILEQDIANLSIHLRTRKEMSAVPAHFELIPEIKKLRDEIAPQTLLTINGDINDRQHGLELVEKYGVDGVMIGRGIFHNPFAFEVEKKEHSSQELLDLLRLQLDLHDHYSAQFEPRLFKPLRRFFKIYVRGFRGASELRVKLMETNSTDEVRALLDAFVEEEGIHEVNSFSI; encoded by the coding sequence ATGAAAAAGAACTTTTGGCAGGACTTACCACGACCATTTTTCGTCTTAGCACCGATGGAAGACGTCACTGACGTTGTCTTCCGCCACGTCGTCGCAAAAGCGGCGCGTCCGGACGTGTTCTTCACGGAATTCACGAATACAGAAAGCTATTGTCATCCGAAAGGCAAACAGAGCGTTCGCGGACGTCTCGAGTTCACGGAGGATGAACAACCCATGGTCGCTCACATTTGGGGCGACAAACCGGAATATTTCCGCGAAATGAGTATCGGTATGGCAGAGATGGGCTTTAGCGGGATCGACATCAACATGGGCTGCCCCGTCCATAACGTTGCAGTTAACGGAAAAGGCTCTGGCTTGATCAATCGTCCGGAAGTCGCGGCTGAACTGATCCAAGCGGCAAAAGCAGGCGGTCTCCCAGTCAGCGTCAAAACGCGTCTCGGGTACACGAAGGTCGAAGAATGGCACGATTGGTTGCGTCACATCCTCGAACAAGATATCGCGAACCTCTCGATTCACCTCCGGACACGTAAAGAGATGAGTGCCGTTCCAGCGCACTTCGAATTGATTCCGGAAATCAAGAAGTTACGCGATGAGATCGCACCACAGACGTTACTGACGATCAACGGGGATATCAACGATCGCCAACACGGTCTTGAACTCGTCGAGAAATACGGTGTCGACGGTGTCATGATCGGTCGCGGGATTTTCCACAACCCGTTCGCGTTCGAAGTCGAGAAAAAAGAACATTCGAGCCAAGAACTCCTCGATTTGTTACGTCTGCAGCTCGATCTGCACGATCATTACTCGGCTCAATTCGAGCCCCGTCTCTTCAAACCATTACGCCGGTTCTTCAAGATTTACGTCCGCGGATTCCGCGGTGCGAGTGAACTGCGGGTCAAATTGATGGAGACGAACTCAACGGACGAAGTGCGTGCTTTACTCGACGCTTTCGTTGAAGAAGAAGGCATTCACGAGGTCAACTCGTTTTCAATCTAA
- a CDS encoding HNH endonuclease family protein: MKSIVITTLVCLTAFQFDTTSVSALPSGISSKATAQSQLDALTVKTEGSMTGYSRDLFPHWSSQGGGCDTRQVVLKRDADSYVGSCPVTSGSWYSYYDGLTFTNPSDLDIDHVVPLAEAWRSGASSWTTTTRQAFANDLTGPQLIAVSASSNRSKGDQDPSTWKPTRAGASCAYSKMWINTKSRWNLSLQSSEKTALQTMLNTCTY, from the coding sequence ATCAAGTCCATCGTCATCACTACGCTCGTCTGCCTGACCGCTTTCCAATTCGATACGACGTCTGTTTCCGCATTACCATCGGGCATCTCGTCGAAAGCGACGGCCCAGTCTCAACTCGATGCCTTAACGGTTAAAACAGAAGGCAGCATGACCGGTTATTCGCGTGATTTGTTCCCGCACTGGAGCAGTCAAGGAGGCGGCTGTGATACACGACAAGTCGTCTTAAAACGTGACGCCGATTCATATGTCGGATCGTGCCCCGTCACATCCGGTTCTTGGTATAGTTACTATGACGGACTAACATTCACGAACCCGTCTGACCTCGACATCGATCATGTCGTTCCGCTTGCGGAAGCATGGCGTTCAGGAGCAAGCAGCTGGACGACGACGACTCGTCAAGCATTCGCAAACGATTTGACAGGTCCGCAATTGATTGCTGTCTCTGCAAGCTCGAACCGTTCAAAAGGGGACCAGGATCCGTCGACATGGAAGCCAACACGGGCAGGTGCGAGCTGCGCTTACTCGAAGATGTGGATCAATACGAAGAGCCGCTGGAACCTCAGCTTACAGTCGAGTGAAAAAACCGCCTTACAAACGATGTTGAACACATGTACATACTAA
- the rlmH gene encoding 23S rRNA (pseudouridine(1915)-N(3))-methyltransferase RlmH: MQITIITVGKLKEKYLKQGIAEYTKRLGAYCSIQEIEVADEKAPEQLSEAEVAQVKKKEGERILAKIGPDVHVLALAIEGKQRTSEQFAKELDQLATYGKSKIAFVIGGSLGLAPEVMQRANDTISFSKMTFPHQLMKMILCEQIYRAYRINRNEPYHK; encoded by the coding sequence ATGCAAATTACCATCATTACGGTCGGAAAGCTAAAAGAGAAGTATTTGAAGCAAGGCATCGCTGAATATACGAAGCGTCTCGGCGCCTACTGTTCGATCCAAGAAATCGAGGTCGCGGACGAAAAGGCACCGGAGCAATTGAGTGAAGCGGAGGTGGCGCAAGTGAAGAAAAAAGAAGGCGAACGGATTTTAGCGAAGATCGGACCTGACGTTCACGTCCTCGCACTTGCTATCGAAGGAAAACAACGGACGAGTGAACAGTTTGCAAAAGAACTCGATCAACTCGCGACATACGGCAAGAGTAAAATTGCTTTCGTCATCGGCGGATCACTTGGTCTTGCACCAGAAGTGATGCAGCGTGCAAATGATACGATCTCGTTTTCAAAGATGACATTCCCGCATCAGTTGATGAAGATGATCCTCTGTGAACAGATTTATCGAGCGTATCGGATTAATCGGAATGAGCCTTATCACAAATAA
- a CDS encoding DUF4317 domain-containing protein, protein MNKKDIADIRRHFKMDADLLKIHEIYNVYIRKETSEIYHEEARPFLLLDPEQQELFLANFKKVLGGKLDVKLFEVKFTHPEEGETGHTQQLLYEGLYAEEPEDWVEQMQTMALKMVQDVQYENDLVVTFIRGQYYKTTKRQADETEIDPNDDVYTTPFILGSLNLTELPKQSLVFDFVEREFKSNLFINPVIKLASPIGGFLFPTFTDNAADVNHVLYAAGKPNKPDFGFLENVLNGQPIVTADEDKAIFEEIVKSVVGESMDTKTLAGVYENINQLIVVEEDQDEEEVPMLDVQEVERVLKASGVEDVSTEQVERAFKTVVDDPTYEMKASNIVPNYEAKSIKINTKVANIAISPQDLKYVKQVNYQGKRCLLIEVEEDTVIDGFTIVSQEQLR, encoded by the coding sequence ATGAATAAAAAAGACATCGCCGACATCCGTCGTCACTTCAAGATGGATGCCGATTTACTAAAAATCCATGAAATCTACAACGTCTATATTCGAAAAGAGACGAGCGAAATCTATCATGAGGAAGCCCGACCATTTCTATTGCTTGATCCGGAGCAACAGGAGCTGTTCCTTGCGAACTTCAAGAAGGTACTAGGTGGAAAACTCGACGTCAAGCTGTTCGAGGTCAAGTTCACGCATCCGGAAGAAGGGGAGACGGGTCATACGCAACAGCTGCTCTACGAAGGACTGTATGCGGAAGAGCCTGAGGACTGGGTCGAACAGATGCAGACGATGGCGTTGAAGATGGTTCAGGACGTCCAGTACGAGAATGACCTCGTCGTCACGTTCATTCGCGGACAATACTATAAAACGACGAAGCGCCAAGCGGACGAGACGGAGATCGATCCGAATGACGACGTCTATACGACGCCGTTCATTCTCGGTAGTCTTAACTTAACGGAGTTACCGAAACAATCGCTCGTCTTTGATTTCGTTGAACGCGAATTCAAGTCGAACTTGTTCATCAATCCGGTCATCAAACTGGCGTCGCCGATTGGTGGATTTCTCTTCCCGACCTTCACCGACAATGCGGCAGACGTCAATCATGTCTTGTATGCGGCAGGTAAGCCGAATAAACCGGATTTCGGCTTCCTTGAAAATGTCTTGAACGGTCAACCGATCGTCACGGCAGATGAGGATAAAGCGATCTTCGAGGAAATCGTCAAATCAGTCGTCGGTGAATCGATGGATACGAAGACGTTAGCCGGTGTCTATGAAAACATCAACCAGTTGATCGTCGTCGAAGAGGATCAAGATGAGGAAGAAGTACCGATGCTCGACGTCCAAGAAGTCGAGCGTGTGCTCAAGGCAAGTGGTGTCGAAGACGTCAGCACGGAACAGGTCGAACGGGCGTTCAAGACGGTCGTTGACGATCCGACATACGAGATGAAAGCGAGTAACATCGTCCCGAACTATGAAGCGAAATCGATTAAAATCAATACGAAGGTCGCGAACATCGCGATCAGTCCGCAAGACTTGAAGTACGTCAAACAAGTCAACTATCAAGGGAAACGCTGCTTGTTGATCGAGGTCGAGGAAGACACGGTCATCGATGGCTTTACGATCGTTTCACAAGAACAATTACGATGA
- a CDS encoding NUDIX hydrolase encodes MEQWDVYTADRKKTGRLWTRGTPHTAGDYHMTIHVCVFNAKGEMLVQQRQPFKSGWPNMWDLTVGGSAISGDTSQMAAQRELSEELGLDIDFTGVRPHLTIPFEIGFDDYYLVEQEVDLTTLTLQEEEVQRVAWMTEEAIVNGIKEGWFIGYHESLIRLLFALRHSYGAHNET; translated from the coding sequence ATGGAACAGTGGGACGTATACACAGCAGATCGCAAGAAAACAGGACGGCTCTGGACACGGGGAACGCCACATACAGCCGGCGATTATCACATGACGATTCACGTCTGTGTCTTTAACGCCAAAGGAGAGATGCTCGTCCAACAACGGCAACCGTTCAAATCTGGTTGGCCGAACATGTGGGATCTGACGGTCGGAGGCAGTGCAATTAGCGGGGATACGAGTCAGATGGCAGCGCAACGGGAACTGTCGGAAGAGCTTGGACTCGATATCGATTTCACAGGTGTCCGTCCCCATCTGACGATCCCGTTTGAGATCGGTTTTGATGATTATTATCTCGTCGAGCAGGAAGTGGATTTGACGACGCTGACGTTGCAGGAAGAAGAAGTCCAACGCGTTGCTTGGATGACAGAAGAAGCCATCGTTAACGGGATCAAAGAAGGATGGTTCATCGGTTATCATGAATCATTGATTCGACTGTTGTTTGCCCTTCGCCATAGTTACGGCGCGCATAACGAGACATAA
- a CDS encoding LURP-one-related/scramblase family protein, whose product MHTLYMKEKAFSLRGRFSIKDEAGHDAYHIEGSFMKLPKSFSVTNRDGEEVAEITKKTFSFRPVFYVEAAGQSFEIIKEFTFFKDRYTINSDQFEVTGDWWDVDFEVLQQGQRIGRVQKKWISWTDQYIIEVEDEAMEELLIALVVAIDCVKAEESSNSTSFID is encoded by the coding sequence ATGCATACACTCTATATGAAAGAAAAAGCGTTTAGTTTACGTGGACGATTCTCGATTAAAGACGAGGCAGGGCACGACGCCTATCACATCGAGGGCAGTTTTATGAAACTTCCGAAGTCGTTCAGCGTGACGAACCGAGATGGAGAGGAAGTCGCGGAAATCACGAAGAAGACGTTCAGTTTCCGACCGGTCTTTTATGTCGAAGCAGCAGGGCAATCGTTTGAAATCATTAAAGAGTTCACGTTCTTCAAGGACCGCTATACAATCAACTCGGATCAATTCGAAGTGACGGGCGACTGGTGGGATGTTGATTTTGAGGTCTTACAACAAGGGCAACGGATTGGTCGCGTGCAGAAGAAATGGATCTCTTGGACCGATCAGTACATCATTGAAGTCGAAGATGAAGCAATGGAAGAATTGTTGATCGCCCTCGTCGTCGCGATCGATTGCGTCAAGGCGGAGGAAAGTTCGAACTCTACATCTTTCATTGATTAA
- a CDS encoding GNAT family N-acetyltransferase, whose translation MVIQIIEEKTRSQVKVFFTKHWGSSQMVTSTGVHDCSLLDGFYAINDEHEIIGLITYHMTSQTCEIISLDSLEEGKGIGSRLMQVVEERAAQQQCDLLTLVTTNDNKHAIRFYQHRGYTISQVIPNAVDLARKIKPEIPLYNEKGVPIKDEIVLIKHL comes from the coding sequence ATGGTTATTCAGATCATTGAAGAAAAAACACGTAGTCAGGTTAAAGTCTTTTTTACCAAGCACTGGGGCAGTTCACAAATGGTAACATCGACAGGTGTTCATGATTGTAGTCTCTTAGATGGATTTTATGCCATAAACGATGAACATGAAATCATTGGACTGATTACCTATCATATGACTTCACAGACGTGCGAAATCATTTCGCTGGATAGTCTTGAGGAAGGAAAAGGAATCGGCTCACGATTGATGCAAGTGGTAGAAGAAAGGGCAGCACAGCAACAATGCGACTTGCTGACACTTGTTACGACGAATGATAATAAGCATGCGATACGTTTCTATCAACATCGGGGATATACAATATCGCAGGTGATTCCGAATGCCGTGGACCTTGCACGCAAAATAAAACCGGAAATCCCGTTATACAATGAAAAGGGAGTTCCGATTAAAGACGAAATCGTCTTGATAAAACATTTATGA
- a CDS encoding CxxH/CxxC protein: MDKYVCLEHVELALDEIVDETEQYPILDQLNPEKNITCEYCDASATYLVSSKK, encoded by the coding sequence GTGGATAAGTACGTCTGTTTAGAACATGTCGAGCTCGCGCTTGACGAAATCGTAGATGAAACAGAACAATACCCGATTCTCGATCAGCTAAATCCAGAAAAAAACATCACCTGTGAATACTGTGACGCATCGGCAACATATCTTGTGTCAAGCAAAAAATAA